One Rhodopirellula bahusiensis genomic region harbors:
- a CDS encoding Gfo/Idh/MocA family protein, translated as MSIGIGIVGAGMISNFHAKAIADSTNGHLVGCYNRNTERAEEFVAKHGGRVFKTLEQMLADPEIGAVSVCTPSGAHAEPAIQAAEAGKHVMIEKPLEVTQERCDQIIDACEKAGVQLGVTFQSRFHESSRLMKKAVEEGRFGKITMGDAYVKWYRSQEYYDSGAWRGTWKLDGGGALMNQAIHSVDLLLWLMGDVSEVSAMASTMTHERIEVEDIVVATLKFKNGALGVIEATTTTYPGALKRIEIGGSEGSAILEEEDLTQWEFANETEEDEAIRKRMAGMTETGGGASDPSAIGHHGHTAVFNDFLDAITEGHSPQINGTEGRRSVALINAIYESARTGKTVQL; from the coding sequence ATGAGCATCGGTATTGGCATCGTCGGCGCCGGAATGATCTCCAATTTTCATGCCAAAGCCATCGCGGATTCCACGAATGGGCACTTGGTGGGGTGTTACAACCGCAACACCGAACGAGCCGAAGAGTTTGTGGCGAAGCACGGCGGTCGCGTTTTCAAAACGCTGGAGCAAATGCTGGCCGATCCCGAAATCGGTGCTGTTTCGGTTTGCACGCCCAGCGGGGCTCACGCTGAACCAGCGATCCAGGCCGCCGAAGCTGGCAAGCACGTGATGATCGAAAAACCGCTTGAGGTCACTCAGGAACGTTGTGACCAAATCATCGACGCCTGCGAAAAAGCCGGTGTGCAACTGGGCGTTACCTTTCAGAGCCGTTTCCACGAATCTTCGCGGCTGATGAAAAAGGCGGTCGAAGAAGGCCGGTTCGGCAAAATCACGATGGGTGACGCCTACGTGAAGTGGTATCGCAGCCAAGAGTATTACGACAGCGGCGCGTGGCGAGGAACCTGGAAACTCGACGGCGGCGGTGCGTTGATGAACCAAGCCATCCACTCCGTCGATTTGTTGCTGTGGTTGATGGGCGACGTCAGTGAAGTGTCCGCGATGGCATCGACGATGACTCACGAACGCATCGAAGTCGAAGACATCGTCGTCGCAACGTTGAAGTTCAAAAACGGTGCGTTGGGCGTCATCGAAGCCACCACGACGACCTATCCCGGGGCACTGAAGCGAATCGAGATCGGTGGCAGCGAAGGCAGCGCGATTTTGGAAGAAGAAGACCTGACCCAGTGGGAATTCGCCAACGAAACCGAAGAAGACGAAGCCATCCGAAAACGCATGGCTGGGATGACCGAAACGGGTGGCGGTGCCAGCGACCCGTCCGCGATCGGTCACCACGGTCACACTGCCGTCTTCAACGATTTTCTCGATGCGATCACCGAGGGACACAGCCCTCAAATCAATGGCACCGAAGGCCGGCGAAGTGTGGCGTTGATCAACGCGATTTACGAAAGTGCACGCACGGGCAAGACGGTGCAGCTATAA
- a CDS encoding sulfatase, with protein MNKLFVWSFVLASTLFASVSFAQDSSGRPNVLMICIDDLNDWVEPLGGHPQVQTPAMQALAERGMTFTNAHCQSPLCNSSRTSLMLSLRPSTTGIYGLAPWFRNLPEWKDRVALPQHFKAHGYRTYSAGKVYHGRYGRDKTEFDEIGPPGVAGVKPPKKLIPMTPVGDHPLMDWGVFDHRDEDKGDYIVADWVTEKLSAMPDDEPFFMSCGFFLPHVPCHVTPKWWELYEDETLQLPPYRSDDRLDCSPFSWYLHWELPEPRMSWLEAHDQQKNLVHSYLACISFVDSQVGRVLAALEESPHRDNTIICLWSDHGWHLGEKNVTGKNTLWERSTHVPLIFAGPGIAHGRTQSPAELLDIYPTLAELTGLPAPKDVEGLSLVAQIQSPNQIRETPAITDHNPGNQGIKGERYRLIRYADGSEELYDVINDPNEFENLIGHAEHADAAQRLRQFVRSDPAPLAKNSQHRVLEKKADGWYWEHKKIDPSNPPMSIAPNQPSDLSR; from the coding sequence ATGAACAAGCTTTTTGTTTGGAGCTTCGTCCTTGCCTCGACGCTGTTTGCTTCTGTGTCCTTTGCTCAGGATTCATCCGGTCGTCCCAACGTCTTGATGATTTGCATCGACGACTTGAACGACTGGGTGGAACCGCTGGGCGGGCATCCTCAAGTCCAAACGCCAGCGATGCAGGCGTTGGCCGAACGTGGCATGACGTTCACCAACGCTCATTGCCAATCGCCGCTGTGCAATTCTTCGCGAACCAGTTTGATGCTCTCGCTGCGTCCTTCGACGACCGGCATCTACGGCTTGGCACCCTGGTTTCGTAATTTGCCAGAATGGAAGGATCGCGTCGCGTTGCCTCAGCACTTCAAAGCTCATGGGTACCGAACGTACTCCGCGGGCAAGGTTTATCACGGTCGCTATGGCCGCGACAAAACGGAATTTGATGAGATTGGTCCGCCCGGAGTCGCCGGTGTGAAGCCGCCCAAGAAGCTGATCCCGATGACACCGGTCGGCGATCATCCGCTGATGGATTGGGGAGTGTTCGATCACCGCGATGAGGACAAAGGCGACTACATCGTGGCTGACTGGGTGACAGAAAAGCTCAGCGCGATGCCCGACGACGAGCCGTTCTTCATGAGCTGTGGTTTCTTCCTGCCACACGTTCCCTGTCATGTCACGCCGAAGTGGTGGGAACTCTACGAAGATGAAACGTTGCAGTTGCCACCTTATCGAAGCGATGATCGGCTCGATTGTTCCCCGTTCAGTTGGTACCTGCACTGGGAATTGCCCGAGCCTCGCATGAGTTGGTTGGAGGCTCACGACCAACAGAAGAACTTGGTGCATTCCTATTTGGCTTGCATCAGTTTTGTCGACAGCCAAGTCGGCCGCGTGCTTGCCGCACTCGAAGAATCGCCTCACCGCGACAACACAATCATCTGTTTGTGGAGCGACCATGGATGGCACTTGGGCGAAAAGAATGTCACCGGAAAAAACACGCTGTGGGAACGGTCGACCCACGTGCCGTTGATCTTCGCGGGACCCGGGATCGCTCATGGACGAACGCAGTCGCCAGCGGAATTGTTGGACATCTATCCTACGCTTGCGGAACTGACCGGATTGCCCGCCCCGAAGGATGTCGAAGGCCTGAGTTTGGTCGCGCAGATTCAATCCCCCAATCAAATTCGCGAAACGCCTGCGATCACCGATCACAACCCCGGCAACCAAGGCATCAAGGGCGAACGGTATCGTTTGATTCGCTACGCCGATGGCAGCGAAGAACTTTATGACGTCATCAACGATCCAAACGAATTCGAGAACTTAATTGGGCACGCCGAGCATGCGGATGCTGCTCAACGACTGAGACAGTTTGTGCGTTCGGATCCCGCCCCACTGGCAAAGAACAGCCAGCATCGCGTTCTGGAAAAGAAGGCCGATGGTTGGTATTGGGAACACAAGAAGATCGACCCCAGCAACCCACCCATGAGCATCGCCCCCAATCAACCGTCCGATTTGAGTCGTTAG
- a CDS encoding SGNH/GDSL hydrolase family protein, translated as MPPTILRSIGLLVAFSVFATTTSAEDSSLPKFPESGPYQYEPKPDDPEFGKFFPAKAPEIGPLLLTKGDRLVIIGDSITEQKMYSRMIETYLTACMPHLEIETRQLGWSGETAAGFLRRIDSDCLRFEPTIATLCYGMNDARYRAYDVNNGHWYKDNYQHIVRRLKEAGVKVVLGSPGCAGKIATWVKAPACTLDEHNLNLCTLRDLGIEIAKEENVAFADLFWPMYVAQITAAKKYGTDDKPYQVTGNDGIHPPWAGQVIMAHGFLKSMGIREPIANLKVDLAATSAEGGDHHSLVEIKSDDSSYQVTFQSDRYPFCATGKADDENSIRSGMTLVPFSEDLNQFLLTVSGLETDKASVRWGEHSQEFTKDELAEGVNLAEHFEVNPFSQAFQAIDQAVAAKQAFETIQIKKIFHGEEGKKDLEAAVKSTEAKRAKLVQAIQDAIVPVTHTVVITPVK; from the coding sequence ATGCCCCCAACAATCTTGCGAAGCATTGGTTTGCTTGTCGCGTTTTCTGTCTTCGCCACAACAACATCAGCCGAAGACAGCTCGCTGCCCAAGTTCCCCGAGTCCGGCCCGTACCAGTACGAGCCCAAACCGGACGATCCAGAGTTCGGCAAGTTCTTCCCGGCCAAGGCTCCTGAAATCGGACCGCTGTTGCTGACCAAGGGCGATCGTTTGGTGATCATTGGAGATTCGATTACCGAGCAGAAAATGTATTCACGGATGATCGAGACTTACTTGACCGCGTGCATGCCGCACCTGGAAATTGAAACACGACAACTTGGATGGAGCGGCGAAACCGCGGCAGGATTCCTCCGCCGAATAGATTCCGATTGCTTGCGTTTCGAGCCCACCATCGCGACGCTCTGCTACGGGATGAACGACGCTCGGTATCGCGCCTACGACGTCAACAACGGACATTGGTACAAGGACAATTACCAACACATCGTTCGGCGGTTGAAAGAAGCCGGCGTCAAAGTCGTTTTGGGATCACCTGGTTGTGCCGGGAAAATCGCGACCTGGGTCAAGGCTCCTGCATGCACGTTGGACGAACACAACCTGAACCTGTGCACGCTGCGTGACCTGGGAATCGAAATCGCAAAAGAAGAAAACGTCGCGTTCGCGGATTTGTTCTGGCCAATGTATGTCGCTCAAATCACCGCGGCCAAGAAATATGGCACCGATGACAAACCCTATCAGGTGACTGGAAACGACGGGATTCATCCGCCCTGGGCTGGCCAAGTCATCATGGCTCATGGCTTTCTTAAATCGATGGGGATCCGTGAGCCCATCGCGAATTTGAAGGTGGACTTGGCAGCGACGTCCGCTGAAGGCGGCGATCACCATTCGCTTGTTGAAATCAAATCCGATGATTCGTCGTACCAAGTGACTTTTCAAAGCGATCGTTATCCGTTCTGTGCGACCGGAAAGGCTGACGATGAAAACAGCATCCGTTCGGGGATGACGTTGGTTCCGTTCAGCGAAGATCTGAATCAGTTTTTGCTGACCGTCAGCGGTTTGGAAACCGACAAGGCAAGTGTCCGTTGGGGAGAACACAGCCAAGAGTTCACGAAGGATGAATTGGCCGAAGGAGTGAACTTGGCTGAGCACTTCGAAGTCAATCCGTTCAGCCAAGCGTTTCAAGCGATCGACCAAGCGGTGGCCGCCAAACAGGCGTTTGAAACGATTCAGATCAAGAAAATCTTCCATGGCGAAGAAGGCAAAAAGGATCTGGAGGCCGCGGTCAAAAGCACCGAAGCCAAGCGAGCCAAGTTGGTCCAGGCGATTCAAGATGCAATCGTCCCAGTCACTCACACGGTCGTGATCACGCCAGTGAAATAG